Proteins encoded within one genomic window of Rhododendron vialii isolate Sample 1 chromosome 1a, ASM3025357v1:
- the LOC131303012 gene encoding uncharacterized protein LOC131303012 isoform X2: MVSPRKRMNLGKKVAPTGSHRLGVLPPGAYTPGRANWGSHMTRLFLQLAIKEIEAEGRGTTQLSNNSLRKIAAELSATTGELITLKQCKNRYGVLKRDWQAWILLADSRRGATGLGWNPVTGTFTAPDHFWPNLIAQNECVAKFRDCPLEHEELMQRVFEEVTATGSLQCTPGANGELGMGAEGRRALVTDNDDRTDTDGEGNTVGIENGEEIGSAYTSAENGRGAHFPPHVPQQEYGTPTTHFFNRGTTSTAPCLQPEIRCSPPLSEHGTNTPPFPRAMPKYPSSNSSGTKRKSRSSGTDALSQSMCNILATMVSRQSQYRSVIKHGCNMVDIMKILGGMEYFQQDPVPPVYWWLIDYLSGDPMKMDVFYGLPNDEQRISFAQREHTKAMLAQSRGQGNPNETLPPWQPPSHI; encoded by the exons ATGGTGTCCCCTCGTAAGAGGATGAACCTTGGGAAGAAGGTTGCACCAACTGGCAGTCATCGTCTTGGGGTTCTGCCTCCAGGAGCATACACCCCCGGAAGAGCTAATTGGGGTTCACATATGACAAGGCTGTTCTTACAGCTAGCCATAAAGGAGATTGAAGCTGAGGGTAGGGGAACAACACAACTTTCGAACAACTCACTGCGCAAAATCGCTGCAGAGCTCAGCGCTACGACTGGAGAACTGATCACTCTGAAGCAATGTAAGAATCGGTATGGCGTCTTGAAGCGGGATTGGCAGGCATGGATATTACTTGCTGATTCGAGAAGAGGTGCAACAGGCTTGGGCTGGAATCCAGTCACGGGTACTTTTACAGCGCCTGACCATTTTTGGCCTAACCTAATTGCA CAAAATGAATGTGTGGCCAAGTTCCGCGACTGTCCATTGGAGCACGAGGAGTTGATGCAAAGGGTTTTTGAAGAAGTTACAGCCACCGGGTCACTGCAATGCACTCCGGGAGCGAATGGGGAGCTTGGTATGGGTGCAGAAGGTCGTCGAGCTTTGGTTACCGACAATGATGACCGGACTGATACGGATGGTGAGGGCAACACAGTTGGAATAGAAAACGGTGAGGAAATTGGAAGTGCATACACAAGCGCCGAAAATGGTAGGGGGGCCCACTTTCCCCCACATGTCCCTCAACAGGAATATGGTACACCCACCACCCATTTTTTTAACCGTGGTACAACAAGTACCGCCCCTTGCCTGCAGCCCGAAATCAGGTGCTCCCCCCCTTTATCTGAGCATGGTACAAACACCCCCCCTTTCCCGAGAGCTATGCCCAAATATCCCAGTTCCAACTCAAGTGGAACGAAACGGAAAAGCAGATCGAGTGGGACAGATGCTCTCTCGCAGTCCATGTGTAATATTTTGGCAACCATGGTATCCAGGCAGAGTCAGTACAGATCAGTGATTAAGCACGGATGTAACATGGTGGACATAATGAAGATCCTTGGTGGAATGGAATATTTCCAACAAGATCCCGTTCCCCCGGTTTATTGGTGGCTGATTGACTACTTGTCAGGTGATCCCATGAAGATGGATGTGTTCTATGGCTTGCCAAATGATGAACAGAGGATTTCTTTCGCTCAACGGGAGCATACAAAGGCAATGTTAGCACAATCACGCGGACAAGGCAACCCAAATGAGACTCTTCCACCTTGGCAACCGCCCTCtcatatttaa
- the LOC131318368 gene encoding transposon Tf2-1 polyprotein — MADGTRAAEVRKFEEALRSLKEANEKNAADIGEIKNSLNDLGDIKELIAAMSVKYDQMAGHVYGKSHQNPNGGFRMDRQEPNGGFRTDRQEPSGFSQLGFQALGDHPLRSEHQTHAPFTFNQRHAKIEFPRFYGDNPHGWLYKCERYFEYNAVDNLDRVKLASLHLEDSSLQWFQWFQKCHHYITWELFTQGLLSRFGPNSYEDAMGDLTKLRQTSTVRAYQEQFEILANKTQNLPETFFVSCFISGLKDEIQPGVLMFRPTSITQAIGLAKLQETSIEAITKKTRLGFKSEGNPPFINRSSMGSGSSGGFVRKEFSKEMEEKRAKGLCFKCSEKYTKGHVCKKKQLFVLEGEEDEQIPTPILEEDIEEGEEQLSGEEPQISLNALTGSISYRTMRVKGNVKKKLIIILIDSGSTHNFLNPEVVKRANIKTEDTDSLPVSVADGTRMLSTAMCKNFQWEMQGAKFHADMRILQLKGCDMVLGIQWLATLGPVKWDFTNLSMEFHLNGRKHVLRGGKNDELKIEPKELPPPRSHDHCIPLKLGTEPTNVRPYRYPYFQKTEIEKQVKEMLNSGIIRPSVSPYSSPVLLVKKKDGTWRMCVDYRALNNATVKDKFPIPVIDELLDELCGAKFFSKLDLRSGYHQIRVHSSDIDKTAFRTHDGHYEFLVMPFGLTNAPSTFQSLMNEVFRPYLRKFILVFFDDILVYSQSWETHLQHLRLALQLLRHQQLFAKITKCVFGKTEVEYLGHLVSAKGVSAEPTKLQAINSWPEPTNIKELRGFLGITGYYRRFIQNYSRICSPLHSLLKKDSFVWTPAVTTAFLQLKTAMTSTPVLALPNYSKSFVVESDASGTGLGAVLMQDGHPIAYWSKGISTRDIALSTYEKELMAVVLAVLKWKHYLLGRHFLIRTDHQSLKYLLEQRVGTPFQQKWITKLLGFDYTIVYKCGKDNQAADALSRKGELINSADPIAMIHALSCVSTSWLGEVKHSWEADANIQQLILDLQQGQAHVGYAWAHDLLTYHGRLVVGDSPLKRQLIQEFHSSSLGGHSGISKTTKRLHKNFYWKGLQQDVAHFISECDTCQRYKSENVKYPGLLQPLPIPERIWTDISMDFIDGLPASQGKTVIFVVVDRLTKYGHFMALSHPYTAKDVAKVFFDQVFKLHGLPSTIVSDRDAVFTSHFWHELFTLQGCKLCLSTAYHPQTDGQTEILNKCLENYLRCMTGDCHRQWAKWLPLAEWWYNTTYHSATKTTPYFAVYGQEPPDHTFCISKPSLVAVVDNWVTERAAIIKHLREHLSQAQHRMKHYADKGRSEREFAVGDWVFLRLQPYKQTTMALQRNMKLAPRFYGPYQVLERVGTVAYKLQLPAAAKVHPVFHVSLLKKKLGANMVAHTTLPPVGPEGALQLEPMAVLHRRMVKRGNKAVIQWLVQWVNSFPEDATWVDHSEIEAKYPQFQP; from the exons ATGGCCGACGGAACTAGAGCAGCGGAAGTTCGAAAATTTGAGGAGGCATTGAGATCATTGAAGGAAGCAAACGAGAAGAATGCCGCAGACATTGGGGAAATCAAGAATTCCCTCAACGATTTGGGTGATATCAAGGAATTGATTGCGGCCATGAGCGTAAAGTACGATCAGATGGCAGGCCACGTTTACGGGAAGTCGCATCAGAACCCGAATGGAGGATTTCGCATGGATCGTCAAGAACCAAATGGCGGATTTCGCACGGATCGTCAAGAACCATCAGGATTTTCTCAGTTAGGGTTTCAAGCTCTTGGGGATCATCCCCTAAGGTCAGAACATCAAACCCATGCGCCATTTACCTTTAATCAGAGACATGCAAAGATTGAATTTCCTCGTTTCTATGGCGACAATCCACACGGGTGGCTCTATAAATGTGAACGATATTTTGAGTACAATGCTGTTGATAATCTAGATAGAGTCAAACTGGCATCCTTGCATTTAGAAGATTCCTCACTCCAGTGGTTTCAATGGTTTCAAAAATGCCATCATTATATTACTTGGGAATTGTTTACACAAGGTTTGTTATCAAGATTTGGTCCTAACTCGTATGAAGACGCAATGGGGGACTTAACCAAATTACGGCAGACCAGCACTGTGAGAGCTTACCAAGAACAGTTTGAGATCTTGGCAAATAAGACCCAAAATCTTCctgaaactttttttgttagCTGCTTCATTAGTGGTCTCAAGGATGAAATCCAACCAGGAGTGTTAATGTTTCGAccaacttctattacccaagcAATAGGGTTGGCCAAATTACAAGAAACCAGTATTGAAGCAATTACTAAGAAAACTAGGTTGGGATTCAAATCAGAGGGGAATCCTCCCTTTATAAACAGATCATCTATGGGTAGTGGAAGCAGTGGAGGTTTTGTGAGGAAGGAGTTTTCTAAAGAAATGGAGGAAAAGAGGGCAAAAGGGTTATGCTTTAAGTGCAGTGAGAAGTACACTAAGGGACACGTGTGTAAAAAGAAGCAACTGTTTGTGctggaaggagaagaagatgagCAAATACCAACACCAATTCTTGAAGAAGACATAGAGGAAGGAGAGGAGCAGTTGTCTGGAGAGGAACCTCAGATTTCTTTAAATGCTCTAACTGGTTCAATCTCCTACAGAACCATGAGGGTCAAAGGAAATGTTAAGAAAAAGCTTATTATAATCTTGATAGATTCGGGAAGTACTCATAACTTTTTAAATCCAGAAGTGGTTAAGAGGGCTAACATTAAAACTGAGGACACTGATTCATTACCAGTGTCAGTAGCTGATGGTACAAGGATGCTGAGCACAGCCATGTGCAAGAACTTCCAATGGGAAATGCAAGGGGCCAAATTTCATGCTGACATGAGGATTTTGCAGTTAAAAGGATGTGATATGGTCTTAGGCATTCAGTGGTTGGCAACTTTAGGGCCAGTCAAATGGGATTTTACAAATCTCAGCATGGAATTTCACCTCAATGGCAGAAAGCATGTACTAAGGGGAGGAAAGAATGATGAGCTAAAGATT GAGCCAAAGGAACTCCCACCCCCTAGGTCACATGACCACTGCATTCCTCTCAAGCTGGGAACTGAACCAACAAATGTGAGGCCTTACAGGTACCCCTACTTCCAAAAAACTGAGATTGAGAAACAAGTAAAGGAAATGCTTAATTCTGGAATTATAAGGCCTAGCGTTAGTCCATATTCTTCACCGGTTCTTTTGGTTAAGAAAAAAGATGGCActtggaggatgtgtgtggatTACAGGGCACTAAATAATGCCACAGTTAAAGATAAATTTCCCATACCAGTCATAGATGAGCTTTTGGATGAATTATGTGGGGCAAAGTTCTTTTCTAAGTTAGATCTCAGGTCAGGTTACCACCAAATAAGGGTTCACTCTTCTGACATTGACAAAACTGCATTTAGGACTCATGATGGTCATTATGAATTCTTAGTAATGCCTTTTGGGCTTACTAATGCCCCTTCCACTTTTCAAAGCCTAATGAATGAAGTCTTTCGGCCTTACTTGAGGAAATTCATTTTAGTATTCTTTGATGATATCTTAGTATACAGCCAGTCTTGGGAGACTCACTTGCAACACTTACGGCTTGCTTTGCAGCTACTTAGACACCAACAATTGTTTGCTAAGATAACTAAATGTGTGTTTGGCAAGACAGAGGTTGAATATTTGGGACACTTAGTGTCAGCCAAGGGTGTTTCAGCTGAACCAACTAAGCTTCAAGCCATTAACTCCTGGCCAGAACCAACTAATATCAAAGAGCTGAGAGGATTTTTGGGAATCACTGGTTATTATAGGAGGTTCATTCAGAATTACAGTAGAATATGCTCTCCACTTCACTCTTTGCTCAAGAAAGACTCTTTTGTATGGACTCCAGCAGTCACCACAGCTTTCCTTCAACTTAAAACTGCAATGACTTCTACCCCAGTACTAGCCCTGCCCAACTACAGCAAGTCCTTTGTTGTAGAGTCAGATGCCTCTGGAACAGGACTGGGTGCTGTACTCATGCAAGATGGGCATCCCATTGCTTATTGGAGTAAGGGAATTTCTACAAGAGACATAGCTCTTTCTACTTATGAGAAGGAATTGATGGCAGTGGTATTGGCAGTATTGAAATGGAAGCATTATCTGTTGGGAAGACATTTTCTTATAAGAACAGATCACCAAAGTCTTAAGTATCTCTTGGAACAGAGAGTGGGAACACCTTTTCaacaaaaatggataaccaagcTATTGGGTTTTGATTATACTATAGTATACAAATGTGGAAAGGATAATCAGGCTGCTGATGCTTTGTCAAGAAAAGGGGAGTTAATCAATTCTGCAGATCCAATAGCCATGATTCATGCATTATCTTGTGTTTCTACCAGTTGGTTGGGAGAGGTAAAGCACAGTTGGGAGGCAGATGCTAACATCCAACAGTTGATTTTGGACCTTCAACAAGGTCAAGCTCATGTTGGTTATGCTTGGGCACATGACCTTCTGACATACCATGGCAGGCTAGTAGTAGGGGATTCTCCACTCAAAAGGCAACTCATTCAGGAATTCCACTCTTCATCCTTGGGAGGTCATTCAGGAATcagcaaaacaacaaaaagattgCACAAGAATTTCTATTGGAAGGGACTCCAGCAGGATGTGGCACATTTTATCTCTGAATGTGATACATGTCAGAGGTATAAAAGTGAAAATGTGAAGTACCCAGGATTATTGCAACCTCTCCCCATTCCTGAAAGGATTTGGACTGACATTTCAATGGATTTTATTGATGGTTTACCAGCTTCTCAAGGCAAGACTGTgatttttgtggtggtggacAGACTGACAAAATATGGACACTTCATGGCTCTATCACACCCTTATACAGCTAAAGATGTGGCCAAGGTATTCTTTGATCAAGTGTTTAAGTTGCATGGTCTTCCTTCTACCATTGTGTCAGATAGAGATGCTGTGTTTACTAGCCATTTCTGGCATGAACTTTTCACTTTGCAAGGCTGTAAATTGTGTCTTAGCACTGCGTACCATCCACAAACAGATGGCCAAACTGAGATCCTGAACAAATGTTTGGAGAATTACCTTAGGTGTATGACTGGGGACTGCCATAGGCAGTGGGCTAAATGGCTCCCACTAGCTGAGTGGTGGTATAACACTACTTATCATTCAGCTACCAAGACCACTCCTTATTTTGCAGTTTATGGGCAAGAGCCTCCTGACCACACTTTTTGCATTTCCAAACCTTCTTTAGTGGCAGTGGTGGATAATTGGGTAACCGAAAGGGCTGCTATCATCAAACACTTAAGGGAGCACCTATCTCAAGCACAACATAGGATGAAACACTATGCTGATAAGGGCAGATCTGAAAGGGAATTTGCAGTTGGAGATTGGGTGTTTCTCAGGTTACAACCATACAAGCAAACTACAATGGCTTTACAAAGGAATATGAAATTAGCCCCACGATTTTATGGCCCATATCAGGTGTTGGAAAGGGTTGGAACAGTGGCATATAAGCTACAGCTACCAGCAGCTGCAAAAGTTCATCCAGTATTCCATGTTTCATTGCTCAAGAAGAAACTAGGGGCTAATATGGTAGCTCACACTACTCTTCCCCCAGTTGGTCCTGAAGGAGCCTTGCAATTGGAACCTATGGCAGTCTTGCATAGGAGGATGGTTAAACGTGGTAACAAAGCTGTGATTCAGTGGTTAGTGCAGTGGGTGAACTCTTTTCCTGAGGATGCTACTTGGGTTGACCATTCAGAGATTGAAGCCAAGTACCCCCAGTTCCAGCCTTGA
- the LOC131303012 gene encoding uncharacterized protein LOC131303012 isoform X1, producing the protein MINSKSVIFFASFNIREDMVSPRKRMNLGKKVAPTGSHRLGVLPPGAYTPGRANWGSHMTRLFLQLAIKEIEAEGRGTTQLSNNSLRKIAAELSATTGELITLKQCKNRYGVLKRDWQAWILLADSRRGATGLGWNPVTGTFTAPDHFWPNLIAQNECVAKFRDCPLEHEELMQRVFEEVTATGSLQCTPGANGELGMGAEGRRALVTDNDDRTDTDGEGNTVGIENGEEIGSAYTSAENGRGAHFPPHVPQQEYGTPTTHFFNRGTTSTAPCLQPEIRCSPPLSEHGTNTPPFPRAMPKYPSSNSSGTKRKSRSSGTDALSQSMCNILATMVSRQSQYRSVIKHGCNMVDIMKILGGMEYFQQDPVPPVYWWLIDYLSGDPMKMDVFYGLPNDEQRISFAQREHTKAMLAQSRGQGNPNETLPPWQPPSHI; encoded by the exons ATGATAAACTCTAAgagtgttattttttttgcttcgtTTAATATACGTGAAGACATGGTGTCCCCTCGTAAGAGGATGAACCTTGGGAAGAAGGTTGCACCAACTGGCAGTCATCGTCTTGGGGTTCTGCCTCCAGGAGCATACACCCCCGGAAGAGCTAATTGGGGTTCACATATGACAAGGCTGTTCTTACAGCTAGCCATAAAGGAGATTGAAGCTGAGGGTAGGGGAACAACACAACTTTCGAACAACTCACTGCGCAAAATCGCTGCAGAGCTCAGCGCTACGACTGGAGAACTGATCACTCTGAAGCAATGTAAGAATCGGTATGGCGTCTTGAAGCGGGATTGGCAGGCATGGATATTACTTGCTGATTCGAGAAGAGGTGCAACAGGCTTGGGCTGGAATCCAGTCACGGGTACTTTTACAGCGCCTGACCATTTTTGGCCTAACCTAATTGCA CAAAATGAATGTGTGGCCAAGTTCCGCGACTGTCCATTGGAGCACGAGGAGTTGATGCAAAGGGTTTTTGAAGAAGTTACAGCCACCGGGTCACTGCAATGCACTCCGGGAGCGAATGGGGAGCTTGGTATGGGTGCAGAAGGTCGTCGAGCTTTGGTTACCGACAATGATGACCGGACTGATACGGATGGTGAGGGCAACACAGTTGGAATAGAAAACGGTGAGGAAATTGGAAGTGCATACACAAGCGCCGAAAATGGTAGGGGGGCCCACTTTCCCCCACATGTCCCTCAACAGGAATATGGTACACCCACCACCCATTTTTTTAACCGTGGTACAACAAGTACCGCCCCTTGCCTGCAGCCCGAAATCAGGTGCTCCCCCCCTTTATCTGAGCATGGTACAAACACCCCCCCTTTCCCGAGAGCTATGCCCAAATATCCCAGTTCCAACTCAAGTGGAACGAAACGGAAAAGCAGATCGAGTGGGACAGATGCTCTCTCGCAGTCCATGTGTAATATTTTGGCAACCATGGTATCCAGGCAGAGTCAGTACAGATCAGTGATTAAGCACGGATGTAACATGGTGGACATAATGAAGATCCTTGGTGGAATGGAATATTTCCAACAAGATCCCGTTCCCCCGGTTTATTGGTGGCTGATTGACTACTTGTCAGGTGATCCCATGAAGATGGATGTGTTCTATGGCTTGCCAAATGATGAACAGAGGATTTCTTTCGCTCAACGGGAGCATACAAAGGCAATGTTAGCACAATCACGCGGACAAGGCAACCCAAATGAGACTCTTCCACCTTGGCAACCGCCCTCtcatatttaa
- the LOC131303005 gene encoding uncharacterized protein LOC131303005, producing MMAKVKVKFYSTNNELSLSVGVMANPSWGNYGSPDDIARGAFDFGNFKRLLETGVYPENYLIFNSGNGGNELPNFNYPRAHQQSNEIYQNSEGFGNMPWVNRFATTGQGDAGPSDNGPRVQQIVEEYNSLPHLYANSDFRQSHNGTCHGTEAQAGYDNWEWMNNNNGTSGSSTNVFDEDADSEYSIPADEFYAEIAEDELLVDMLTIALLHAIQILRRPQSLPFHTCPLSGKAYLHELMTSRDERFQLELCMPKDTFAKIVQELQGMYGWSSSRMKNDGVDCFESFAMFMHLLRGHSNRRTRERFQHSGDTVSRHVHKILACMRRGFTADKLKPTRHQHETHEYLDRRDFYKPFKGNCIGAIDGTHVMIRCKKKEDEKRFFSQKGYATQNIMAVCDFDLTFVFTSAGWEGIYHDYSIFKRCVLNPRYRFPKPEP from the exons ATGATGGCAAAAGTTAAAGTGAAATTTTATTCTACAAACAACGAATTGTCTTTGTCCGTAGGGGTCATGGCGAATCCAAGTTGGGGGAACTATGGAAGTCCAGACGACATTGCAAGGGGGGCGTTCGACTTTGGTAATTTTAAGAGGTTATTGGAAACTGGAGTTTACCCGGAAAATTATCTCATCTTTAACTCTGGGAACGGAGGGAATGAGCTTCCCAACTTTAATTATCCAAGAGCGCATCAACAATCGAACGAGATATACCAAAATAGCGAGGGCTTTGGAAACATGCCATGGGTGAACAGGTTTGCCACTACCGGGCAAGGTGATGCAGGACCGAGTGACAATGGTCCACGTGTTCAACAAATAGTGGAGGAGTACAATTCTTTGCCTCACTTGTATGCCAATTCTGACTTCCGGCAAAGTCACAACGGTACATGCCATGGAACTGAGGCCCAGGCCGGATATGACAATTGGGAGTGGATGAACAACAACAATGGAACTTCCGGTTCAAGTACGAATGTGTTTGACGAAGACGCTGACTCTGAGTATTCAATCCCGGCCGACGAGTTTTATGCCGAAATTGCAGAGGACGAATTGTTGGTTGACATGTTGACCATAGCGTTGTTGCATGCCATACAAATCCTACGTAGGCCGCAGAGCCTACCATTCCACACATGCCCCTTGTCAGGTAAAGCTTATTTGCATGAACTAATGACTAGTCGTGATGAGAGATTTCAACTTGAGCTTTGCATGCCCAAAGACACTTTTGCAAAAATAGTCCAAGAACTTCAAGGAATGTATGGTTGGAGTTCTTCTCGAATGAAAAATGATGGAGTTGATTGCTTCGAGAGTTTTGCAATGTTCATGCATCTATTGAGGGGTCACTCAAACCGGAGAACACGGGAGAGGTTTCAGCACTCGGGGGATACTGTGAGCAGACATGTGCATAAGATATTGGCGTGCATGAGGAGAGGTTTCACTGCTGATAAGTTAAAGCCAACGCGACATCAACATGAGACTCACGAGTACTTAGATAGACGCGACTTCTATAAACCATTCAAG GGAAATTGTATTGGTGCTATAGATGGGACCCATGTTATGATACGATGCAAGAAGAAGGAAGATGAGAAGAGGTTCTTTTCACAGAAGGGTTATGCCACCCAAAATATAATGGCCGTATGTGATTTTGACCTTACTTTCGTGTTTACATCAGCTGGATGGGAGGGGATCTATCATGATTATAGCATATTCAAGCGGTGTGTCTTGAATCCAAGATATCGTTTCCCTAAACCAGAACCAT GA